From the Chitinophaga lutea genome, one window contains:
- a CDS encoding phage tail protein gives MIAIDILRGSDLVVTIKPDSSSNQSKAVMGDNVINLQFDLNQKIDFKLGDWCTVYGENYFLNKMPVVNKVSTYLYEYTLVMQSEYYDLGKAMFMFYDAANELKEGEFSLMGNADEFLNLIIKNANRVGAGWTKGAAISTPYVNMTFKSETCLAALVRVAQQFGTEYFVNGKVISIDKRQKDRGITLRHGRDKGLTKIDTKTQGDSSVVTRLYAFGSDKNLPPNYRNYADRLRMTDGQLYLEKNVEKYGVIEASKVFEDVYPHRTGKLTAVDAGNPFSFKDAAIDFDVNNQLMPGVAAKITFNTGQLAGYTFDIQRFDNSLKQFTILKNKDEKALDVPSSLIRPAIGDEYVLVDIIMPESYVTAAEAQLKVKAQNLVNSISEPLIEFSVTSDPIYFRKKSLKIDIGDLVWITDPDLEINKRIRVIGIVRSFQDEYEYQLTLSDGLTTSPTQDWYGGISGNSREIADINSRLNNRSSENNFVGNVIMADIPVASDTSGMFQVFVDGSGKLYKKM, from the coding sequence ATGATAGCCATTGACATATTGCGGGGTTCCGACCTTGTGGTTACCATCAAGCCTGATAGCAGTAGTAATCAGAGCAAGGCTGTCATGGGGGATAATGTGATCAATCTGCAGTTCGACCTGAACCAAAAGATTGATTTTAAGTTGGGGGACTGGTGCACAGTTTACGGTGAAAACTACTTTCTGAACAAAATGCCGGTTGTCAATAAGGTTTCCACGTATTTGTATGAATATACCTTGGTCATGCAGTCCGAGTATTACGATCTCGGGAAAGCCATGTTCATGTTTTATGATGCAGCCAATGAATTGAAGGAGGGCGAATTTTCCTTAATGGGGAATGCTGACGAGTTTCTGAACTTGATCATAAAGAATGCAAATAGGGTAGGTGCCGGCTGGACCAAAGGCGCTGCGATCAGTACGCCCTACGTGAATATGACCTTCAAATCGGAAACCTGTCTCGCGGCATTGGTTCGTGTGGCACAGCAATTCGGTACTGAGTATTTTGTGAACGGCAAGGTGATTTCAATAGATAAACGCCAGAAGGACCGCGGTATTACTCTCCGCCATGGACGGGACAAAGGTCTAACGAAGATCGACACGAAGACCCAAGGGGATTCGTCTGTTGTTACCCGGCTGTATGCATTTGGCTCTGACAAAAATTTGCCTCCCAACTATAGGAACTATGCTGATCGCCTGCGAATGACGGACGGGCAGCTCTACCTTGAAAAGAACGTAGAAAAATACGGAGTCATTGAGGCATCAAAAGTATTCGAAGATGTTTACCCACATCGAACAGGCAAGTTAACTGCCGTGGATGCCGGCAACCCTTTTTCCTTCAAAGATGCCGCCATTGATTTTGATGTGAATAACCAGCTAATGCCAGGGGTGGCTGCCAAGATCACTTTTAACACTGGGCAGCTGGCCGGGTATACATTCGATATCCAGCGGTTCGATAACTCACTGAAGCAATTCACCATTCTAAAAAACAAAGATGAGAAAGCCCTTGACGTACCCAGTTCGCTCATTCGTCCGGCCATTGGCGATGAATATGTGCTGGTGGATATCATTATGCCGGAGAGCTATGTTACGGCAGCAGAAGCGCAGTTAAAGGTCAAAGCCCAAAACCTGGTGAACTCGATTTCTGAACCACTGATAGAATTTTCAGTGACATCTGACCCCATTTACTTCCGAAAAAAGAGTCTGAAAATTGATATCGGCGACCTGGTTTGGATAACCGACCCTGACCTGGAGATCAACAAGAGAATCAGGGTTATCGGGATTGTACGGTCGTTTCAGGACGAATACGAATACCAGTTAACACTTTCCGATGGCCTGACCACGAGCCCGACCCAAGATTGGTATGGTGGCATTAGCGGCAACAGCCGGGAAATTGCGGATATCAACAGTCGGTTGAACAATCGTTCTAGCGAAAATAATTTCGTTGGCAATGTGATAATGGCCGATATACCTGTGGCTTCAGATACTTCTGGAATGTTCCAGGTGTTCGTGGATGGATCAGGAAAGCTTTATAAAAAAATGTAA
- a CDS encoding phage tail protein: MAIVPGIIVETGQAITVDLETARATELPPFTDIADDDIFYGVDISDNITRIATTAQLRAKFVGDSTPEAPVVNGADMEIEVPPALIGQTRIDIPALAGKSYWLERIGATASSRLWSTWFDVLSTGGFVLKRPGDKFYANDKFVAHIYEYEGGNSTIPGGTGGGSGLKGFRSITTNATVFNIDMEKLINVSGGSNKLVITLDDVANITENSTVSFITMVNNDWQTTIQTTGGQMIYINGTSKQKIYLGVGELIKLARGNDGWYAMGLFGGYQTVGRPFSGYATELNSIVAEGQELNRDSYPRLWEYAQTIGASLLSEEDWVADPVAKRSCFSVGNGTTTFRVPDLRGLSPRWLDRGRGLDTNGRSMNVPGGYQGDNVKVHDHPLDNRILTEGVPGPVGPGGTTPGSSGIIANTGAFGSPENTVKNVGFLGLIGT, encoded by the coding sequence ATGGCAATAGTACCAGGCATAATTGTGGAAACAGGGCAGGCCATCACTGTTGATCTCGAAACAGCGAGAGCTACCGAGCTTCCACCCTTTACAGACATCGCGGACGATGATATTTTCTATGGTGTCGATATTTCCGACAACATCACCAGGATTGCTACAACAGCCCAGCTAAGGGCAAAGTTTGTTGGTGATTCAACTCCGGAGGCGCCGGTAGTGAACGGGGCCGACATGGAAATTGAAGTTCCTCCTGCTTTGATTGGTCAAACTCGGATTGATATACCGGCGCTGGCTGGGAAGAGCTATTGGCTGGAGCGAATCGGCGCTACTGCATCATCCCGGCTTTGGTCAACATGGTTCGATGTGCTCTCAACAGGCGGTTTTGTGTTAAAGCGACCAGGTGATAAGTTTTACGCCAACGATAAGTTTGTTGCTCATATTTACGAGTATGAGGGTGGCAACTCGACAATTCCAGGGGGAACTGGCGGCGGATCTGGCCTGAAGGGCTTTAGATCAATTACCACGAATGCCACCGTTTTCAATATCGACATGGAGAAGCTTATCAACGTGTCGGGTGGTAGTAACAAGCTGGTGATTACCCTCGATGATGTGGCCAACATCACGGAGAACTCCACCGTGTCTTTCATTACCATGGTGAACAACGACTGGCAAACCACTATCCAGACGACGGGGGGCCAGATGATATACATTAACGGGACCTCAAAACAAAAAATATACCTCGGTGTAGGCGAGCTCATCAAGCTTGCCCGAGGTAACGACGGTTGGTATGCTATGGGATTGTTCGGTGGTTATCAGACGGTGGGGCGTCCCTTTAGCGGGTATGCTACTGAGCTGAATTCTATCGTGGCTGAGGGGCAAGAGCTGAACCGAGATTCTTACCCACGGTTATGGGAGTATGCGCAGACCATCGGAGCCAGTTTGTTGTCTGAAGAGGATTGGGTGGCGGACCCCGTTGCAAAGCGTAGCTGCTTTTCCGTTGGTAATGGGACAACCACTTTCCGCGTCCCAGACCTCCGCGGCCTTTCGCCTCGCTGGCTTGACAGAGGCCGTGGGCTGGATACAAACGGCAGGTCAATGAATGTTCCCGGTGGCTATCAGGGCGACAACGTGAAAGTACACGATCACCCGCTGGACAATAGGATTCTGACCGAAGGCGTACCGGGGCCTGTTGGGCCAGGTGGTACTACTCCTGGTTCTTCAGGAATAATAGCCAATACTGGAGCATTCGGCTCACCTGAGAATACTGTGAAGAACGTGGGCTTCCTCGGCTTGATCGGCACGTGA